A DNA window from Bradyrhizobium barranii subsp. barranii contains the following coding sequences:
- the istA gene encoding IS21 family transposase, producing MPGFHITDHQMRLYMTYRQTLSPEAAAAKAGFSKASAYRIEGDCRPPSQKKTPRGRRRSDPLAQYWEAEIVPILKAAPGIRVIGVLDELRRRHHDLNPNIRRTLERRINAWRALNGPEQDVIFRQQHEPGRLGLSDFTDVSALGITIAGEPLDHRLYHFRLAFSGFEHAHVVLGGESFVALAEGLQNALWALGGVPREHRSDSLSAAFRNLAADAREDLTQRYAGLMGHYGMAPTRNNAGIAHENGSIESAHGHLKRALEDALLLRGTRDFASLDAYRAFVDEIVGRRNANLAKPIALEKEALAPLPKGRTTDFEEKVIPVTSSGGFILRRVFYTVPSRLIGHRLRVRIFDDRLECFLGVTPVVTLRRGRPVSESHGGHVVDYRHVIHALRRKPMALLNLVYRDQLFPRAAYKRLFETLREHGDDRRACKVTVELLALAHERACEAELAEAIAMNLDAGQLPDLAALRDRFRPEAASIPRVAVKLAPLDVYDELASVSVMSGRSNLGEAA from the coding sequence TTGCCTGGCTTCCACATCACCGACCACCAGATGAGGCTGTACATGACCTACCGACAGACACTGTCCCCCGAAGCCGCCGCGGCCAAGGCGGGGTTCTCGAAGGCAAGCGCGTATCGAATCGAGGGCGATTGTCGCCCGCCATCGCAGAAGAAGACGCCGAGGGGCCGGCGCCGGTCCGATCCGCTCGCGCAGTATTGGGAGGCCGAGATCGTTCCGATCCTGAAGGCTGCGCCCGGCATCCGCGTGATCGGCGTGCTGGACGAGTTGCGCCGACGGCATCATGACCTGAACCCGAACATCCGCCGCACGCTGGAGCGGCGCATCAACGCCTGGCGGGCGCTCAACGGCCCCGAACAGGACGTGATCTTCCGCCAGCAGCACGAGCCCGGCCGCCTGGGTCTGTCCGACTTCACCGACGTGAGCGCGCTCGGTATTACCATCGCGGGTGAGCCGCTCGATCACCGGCTCTATCACTTCCGGTTGGCGTTCTCCGGCTTCGAGCATGCCCATGTCGTGCTCGGCGGCGAAAGCTTCGTCGCCCTGGCAGAGGGCTTGCAGAACGCGCTGTGGGCGCTTGGCGGCGTGCCGCGGGAGCATCGCAGCGACAGCCTGTCGGCAGCGTTCCGCAATCTGGCCGCCGACGCACGGGAGGATCTGACGCAGCGCTACGCCGGGCTGATGGGCCACTATGGCATGGCGCCAACGCGCAACAATGCGGGCATCGCACATGAGAACGGCTCGATCGAGAGCGCGCACGGCCATCTCAAGCGGGCACTGGAAGATGCGCTGTTGCTGCGGGGGACGCGCGACTTCGCCAGTCTCGATGCGTACCGGGCTTTTGTCGACGAGATTGTCGGCCGGCGCAACGCCAACCTCGCCAAGCCGATCGCGCTCGAGAAGGAGGCATTGGCGCCGCTGCCAAAAGGCCGCACGACCGACTTCGAGGAGAAAGTGATCCCGGTGACGTCGTCAGGCGGCTTCATCCTGCGGCGCGTGTTCTACACCGTGCCTTCAAGATTGATCGGCCATCGCCTGCGTGTGCGCATCTTCGACGACCGGCTCGAATGCTTCCTTGGCGTCACACCGGTCGTAACGCTGCGGCGCGGTCGGCCTGTGTCCGAGAGCCACGGCGGTCATGTCGTGGATTACCGGCACGTCATCCATGCCCTGCGGCGCAAGCCGATGGCGCTCCTCAATCTCGTTTATCGCGACCAACTCTTCCCGCGAGCAGCTTACAAACGTCTGTTCGAGACCTTGCGGGAGCATGGTGATGACCGGCGCGCCTGCAAGGTGACGGTCGAGCTTCTGGCGCTGGCTCACGAGCGCGCCTGCGAAGCAGAACTCGCCGAGGCGATCGCGATGAATCTGGACGCCGGGCAGTTACCCGATCTTGCCGCGCTGCGCGACCGCTTCCGGCCCGAGGCGGCCTCGATCCCGCGTGTCGCCGTCAAGCTGGCGCCGCTCGACGTCTACGATGAACTCGCCTCCGTCAGCGTCATGTCGGGCCGCTCGAACCTGGGAGAGGCAGCATGA
- the istB gene encoding IS21-like element helper ATPase IstB: MTGIATSVDAARVELLLNELRLPGVKAIWPKLAAQSDKEGWPAARFLAALAEHEAADRTRRRIERHMVEARLPAGKTLATFDFESVPMLSKAQAMALAAGDAWLKAGANLLLFGPPGGGKTHLGAAIGLALVENGWRVLFARTTDLVQRLQVARRELALESAITKLDRYDLLILDDITYVSKDQAETSVLFELIAARYERRSLLITANQPFGEWGRIFPDQAMTLAAIDRLVHHATILEMNVESYRRKVALDRKRGPGRPPVHTTPNELDKTLIDAGSAA; this comes from the coding sequence ATGACCGGTATCGCTACCTCCGTCGATGCTGCCCGTGTCGAGCTGCTTCTCAATGAGCTCCGCCTGCCGGGCGTCAAGGCGATCTGGCCGAAGCTCGCCGCACAGTCGGACAAGGAAGGGTGGCCTGCCGCCCGCTTCCTCGCCGCCCTTGCCGAGCACGAGGCCGCCGATCGCACCCGCCGTCGGATCGAGCGACACATGGTGGAAGCGCGTTTGCCCGCCGGCAAGACGCTCGCAACCTTCGACTTCGAAAGCGTGCCGATGCTATCAAAGGCACAAGCGATGGCGCTCGCCGCCGGCGACGCCTGGTTGAAGGCCGGCGCCAATTTGCTGTTGTTCGGTCCACCGGGCGGCGGCAAGACCCATCTCGGCGCGGCGATCGGCTTGGCTCTCGTCGAGAACGGTTGGCGCGTTCTCTTCGCGCGCACCACTGATCTGGTGCAACGGCTGCAGGTCGCGCGGCGCGAGTTGGCGCTGGAGTCCGCGATCACCAAACTCGATCGCTATGACCTCCTGATCCTCGACGACATCACATATGTAAGCAAGGATCAGGCGGAAACCAGTGTGTTGTTCGAGTTGATCGCCGCCCGCTACGAACGACGCTCGCTGCTGATCACGGCCAATCAGCCATTTGGCGAATGGGGGCGTATCTTCCCGGACCAAGCAATGACGTTGGCTGCCATCGATCGTTTGGTCCACCACGCCACGATCCTCGAGATGAACGTCGAAAGTTACCGTCGAAAAGTTGCCCTCGATCGCAAGCGCGGTCCAGGCCGGCCGCCTGTTCACACTACCCCAAACGAACTCGACAAGACTTTGATTGACGCTGGCAGCGCCGCTTGA
- a CDS encoding IS630-like element ISRj1 family transposase has product MIPEAREVHLSRKDRKVLEACCRSPVTLQRDLKRARIVLLAADGRSTRSIAKEVGVQPRIVSLWRHRYADHGLEGLQDKPRPGKQPIYTKTTDKRILKLLDKPPPQGFARWTGPLLAEALGDVDVQYVWRFLRSHKIDLVARKSWCESNDPNFTAKAADVVGLYVAPPAKAIVLCVDEKPSIQALERAQGYLKLPNGRALTGQSHDYKRHGTTTLFAALEVATGKIIATHSKRRRRVEFLDFMNSVTAAFPNRKLHVILDNLNTHKKNEDWLKAHPNVQFHFTPTSASWLNQVEVWFSILQGQSLSGTSFTSLKQLQEHIDAYVNAYNDRAEPFVWTKKKVRQRRFKGRRITQL; this is encoded by the coding sequence ATGATACCCGAAGCAAGAGAAGTCCACCTTTCGAGGAAAGATCGCAAGGTGCTTGAGGCGTGCTGTCGCTCACCGGTGACGTTGCAGCGCGATTTGAAGCGGGCGCGGATAGTTCTGTTGGCGGCGGATGGGCGCAGCACCCGGTCGATCGCCAAGGAAGTTGGGGTCCAGCCGCGGATTGTCAGCCTTTGGCGGCATCGCTATGCCGACCATGGCCTTGAAGGGCTGCAAGACAAGCCGCGGCCTGGCAAGCAGCCGATCTATACGAAGACGACCGACAAGCGGATTCTGAAGCTGCTGGATAAGCCGCCACCGCAAGGGTTTGCGCGCTGGACCGGCCCCCTGCTGGCCGAGGCGCTGGGCGATGTCGATGTCCAATATGTCTGGCGGTTCCTGCGCAGCCACAAGATTGACCTGGTGGCTCGCAAGTCCTGGTGCGAGAGCAACGACCCGAACTTTACGGCCAAAGCCGCCGATGTTGTCGGCCTCTATGTCGCGCCGCCGGCGAAGGCCATTGTGCTGTGCGTGGACGAGAAGCCCTCGATCCAGGCTTTGGAGCGAGCGCAGGGTTATCTGAAGTTGCCCAATGGCCGCGCCTTGACCGGCCAAAGCCACGATTACAAGCGGCATGGCACCACAACATTGTTTGCGGCGCTCGAAGTCGCCACCGGAAAGATCATCGCGACCCATTCAAAACGCCGGCGCCGCGTCGAGTTTCTCGATTTCATGAACAGCGTCACCGCGGCTTTTCCGAACCGCAAGCTTCACGTCATCCTCGACAACCTCAACACCCATAAAAAGAACGAGGACTGGCTCAAGGCCCACCCCAACGTGCAATTTCATTTCACGCCGACAAGTGCGTCATGGCTCAATCAGGTCGAAGTATGGTTTTCCATCTTGCAGGGGCAGTCGCTCAGCGGCACCTCCTTCACGAGCCTCAAGCAGCTTCAGGAACACATCGATGCCTACGTCAACGCATACAACGACAGAGCCGAACCCTTCGTCTGGACCAAGAAAAAGGTCCGTCAACGCCGTTTCAAAGGCCGCCGTATCACTCAGCTCTGA